In the genome of Camelus bactrianus isolate YW-2024 breed Bactrian camel chromosome 18, ASM4877302v1, whole genome shotgun sequence, the window CTGGGGTTCTCTGATGCCCAGGTCACAGCGGGTTTGGATGCCTCTTTGATGGCTCTGTCACCCTGGCAGCCCTCCTTCCCATGCTGCTAttgggtggggaagagggagccCTGGTTTGGGAGTCAGAAACCTGGGTCTGAGCCCTGATCAGGTGAAGgttcttgctggctgtgtgactgtaGGGGTCATCCTTCTCGCCTGGGCTTCCCCTTTCTCGCCTGGGAGATGCAGGGGTTCCAGTTGTATCAACTGTGTACAGCTGTGTGTCAGAGTCACATGCAATCCAGAGAAATGGCTGGGATGGGGCCACAGGGCCTCCCCGTGTGGAAGGAAGCTATACCTGGGCAGTGACAATaagaggagaggcagagagccCTAAGCCAGAGTCTAGAGGGGCCTAGTCGGGGTGGGGGAGACCCAGGGACAAGGAAGCCCCCGCAGAGGACCCCTCCTTGATGGCAGGGACCCTATTCAGCTCATCTCTGATgttcagtgcccagcacaggtgACTGGACAGACATATGATGCCTAACTTGCAATCAGATTGTATTTAGAGGGCACAGGATTGGGAATCAgggcattccaggaagagggaccagcctgtgcaaaggcccagtgGTATGATCTTTCAGACACCATGTCTCTGTgacttgttttctctttcaaggGCTGCCTTGAAGATATTGATGATAATAGTTAGAGCTCATTGGATACAGGGTGCTTTACATGCATGATCTCATTACATTCTATGGAGTGAGGTCACCTTGtccctctgttttacagatgaggaaaccaaagcacagagaggttgagttgtccaaggtcacacagctaggaagtaggAGAAAAACGATTTAAACTCAGATAGTTATGAAGGCCCTTTTCAGAGTAATACCCTTCCCCAGGGCCAGGGCAGCCCCGACCTGCAGCCTCAAACCTTTGTTCCCTCCCACCAGCTTCCCAGAGGTCACATGTGCACCGACGTGGGCTCATAGAACTGGCAGGGACTGTGGAATGTGCTGGCACCCGCTCCTCCATGGCCTATGTGAACTACGGCTGCTATTGTGGGCTGGGCGGCCATGGCCAGCCGCTGGACGCCGTTGACTGGTGAGTACTTGCTCGGGCTAGAAGGCCTCCACCCCCTGGGGTAGTTAAGGCCTATGAGGAAATATCCAAAACTGGGGCTGGGGTTTAGACTCAGAAGATCCCAGGATGGGTTACCACCCTGCAGGTGTAGAACCTCCTGGGTGACATGCTGGTGAGGACAAACCTGGTGCCAGCTGCCCCCCAATCTGGCCATGGAGTGATTActttagctgaaaaaaaaatgacatgacaTCGATCAGATATGCACCAGAAGTGTTCTGAGAACATTAAAGTGAGGCACAGACAGATCAACTTGTCTGGTGCCACACAGAGAGgatggggtggaggctgggatttgaacacaggcaGCCTTGCTGGAGCCAGGCCCCTCGTCACTGCCCTCTACTACCGTGTGGAAAAGGCCTGTTCTGTGCAAGGCTGTGTGCTTAGATCTTTCCATGACTTCCTCTCATTTGCCCTTGCGGCCGTCCGTGCAGGCAGGTTCCATggctatccccattttacagacgaggccACGGAGGCTGAAAGCTACTCAGCCCATTTCCACATTGTGCTAGTAGGCATAGAGGGCAGAATTTGACTGTCCCTTCCCTAGCTTGGAGGGTGTAATCGTCACTGACAGGTCTTTATCCAGCCTCGTGCCTTCaaagcccctgccctcccacACTCTGGTTGTCTGGTTCCTGCACATCTTTCCAGATGCAGCCCAGGTGtcacctcctctaggaagccttccctgaagcCCAGCTGGGCCTGGTACCTCCTCTGGCTCCCAGAATCCCATCTCCTTACCCAACATCCCAGCACTTCTTGGCACGCATGTGGCATCTGGTGGCTcatctgcctcccccaccagactGGGGCTCCTTGGGGACAGAGCAGAATCTGACTGATGTCGCCCTGCCAGACCCCACTGAGGGTTCGACATGGTGTGGGGCTGATGATTGGGTGGAAACAGTAGCTCTGAATGATTGCATGACGGGCAGATTTATAGATATCTCTAGGTGTTTCTCGGGGAACTTgtatgttgttattattattattactattgtaaCTGGGGTCCTATCATGTGGCAGATCTGGGGCTGGACTCTGGTGACCCTGAGGGGAACAGGACAGAAAtggccctgccctcacagagctctGGCCAGGAGGACAGATGTTAATCAGTCTTCTCCCTAATTAGGGTCTCATCATAAACCTGTCCCGAGGCAAGGAACCTGGTTTTATGAGAGGGTGTGATAAGGAGACTGGCAGAGACTGGGGAGACAGGGGATCTGGATGGCATTCTGAGGAAAGGGGCTGGTGCTTGGACAGAGACCTAGAGCAGGAAGAGTGGGTAGGAAGTTCTCCCAGACAGAGGGCAGAGCGTGGGCAAagtcaggaggcagggagggtgtgGCTTGCTCCAGGAACAGAGAAGAGACAGTGAGGCTGGAGCTCAGAGACTCAGAGAGTGAGGCATTCAGGGGCCAGGCTCGAGTGTGGCCAAGGGATGGAGGCAGTACAGGACACACTGGGGTCAGCAGAATTATTTCCCAGGATGGGGATTCTTGGGGACAAAGCTTGGACCAGAAAATGCTGTCACCCCGGGGGTCCCCACCTGCCCATAGTTCCGGCACAGGAAGATGGCCAAGAGAGCATCCCTGCCTTCACCCACCTGCTGGTCTGCCTGGCCACCATCCACAGGTGCTGTCATCACCACGACTGCTGCTACAATCGTGCCGAGGATGCTGGCTGCAGTCCCAAGTTGGAGCGCTACTCCTGGCAGTGTGTCAATCACAGCATCCAGTGTGGTGAGTTCCCAGCATTAGACACAGTAGCAACCAGCGGCTGGAGCTTAGAGGGGCTCCCAATTATAGGCAGGATCTCTCGCCCATCTGCCCCAGTCTCTACCATGCCCTATTGTCTGTCTGACCTTCAGGCCAAGTGTCAATTACCATATTTCATTTCCCTTGTGCTGTTGATTTTGTTatggaaaagaaatatttctatcaAACCTAAAGAAACAGAAGGTAGACCGAAAGGCTGAATGCTTGGAGCAAAATGGGAGTGGTGATCCCATTTATTTGTCAAGTTGAAGAGTGCACCTGGCTTTGACGTCTCTCCTTTGCTTCACTCATTAGCACTACCTGCCACAGGGGACAGCTGAGTTTGCAATCCCTGGCCTGGTGGTCAATAGCTTAGTCAGTGATTCAGATTCAGGCCCAGCTCTGATCTCTCAGAGTCTCAgaagtttcctcatcagtaaactGGGGGCAGAAATCAAGCCAGCCTATTGTGAGGATGCAATGACAGTGTCACAGGGCTTCATGCATAGTAGATGTCATTAAATGTCTGTTGACGAAGTGACTCAACACAGAACCTCCGGTGAGGGTGACCAGGTACCCCTCCACCGAGCACAGGATTTGGAGGAGTATGTGAACACTTACTGAGTAACCCTGAACC includes:
- the LOC105073775 gene encoding group 10 secretory phospholipase A2 isoform X2, which produces MGPLPLCQPVGLSLLLLLGPVLWLSAASQRSHVHRRGLIELAGTVECAGTRSSMAYVNYGCYCGLGGHGQPLDAVDWCCHHHDCCYNRAEDAGCSPKLERYSWQCVNHSIQCGESLSSVQLCSNIPGTLADPFQPTE
- the LOC105073775 gene encoding group 10 secretory phospholipase A2 isoform X1, with protein sequence MGPLPLCQPVGLSLLLLLGPVLWLSAASQRSHVHRRGLIELAGTVECAGTRSSMAYVNYGCYCGLGGHGQPLDAVDWCCHHHDCCYNRAEDAGCSPKLERYSWQCVNHSIQCGPAEDKCQELMCKCDQEVASCLAQTEYNLKYLFYPSFLCGTDSPKCD